Proteins encoded together in one Psychrobacter sp. 28M-43 window:
- a CDS encoding glutamate-5-semialdehyde dehydrogenase, translating into MSQSNTTDITTYMQSVGKQARAASRALAAANTGDKNSALLAIHDELVNAKQDILAANKIDMDNGQKNNLDSALLDRLELNEARFNGMLQGLKDVAGLPDPIGEVTDMTYQPSGIHLGKMRVPLGVVGMIYESRPNVTLEAASLALKSGNAIILRGGSEAFESNQAIAKCIIKGLSHTDLSEHSVQVLQTTDRAAVGELITMTEYVDVIVPRGGKGLIARISNDAKVPVIKHLDGNCHTFIDSDADPEIAIKVSVNAKTHRYGTCNTMETLLVDETVADELLPKIAEAIVAADDAMQLRLDDKSQAILNENAKLESHLSAATAEDWDTEYLAPILAVKVVSGIDEAIEHINTHGSHHTDVIITDNYTKSQRFIREVDSASVMINASSRFADGFEYGLGAEIGISTDKIHARGPVGLEGLTSQKWIVYGHGETRA; encoded by the coding sequence ATGAGTCAATCGAACACTACGGATATTACGACCTATATGCAGTCTGTTGGCAAGCAAGCACGAGCCGCTTCTCGCGCACTAGCTGCTGCCAACACTGGCGATAAAAACTCAGCACTCTTGGCCATTCATGATGAGCTGGTCAATGCCAAACAAGACATCTTGGCTGCCAATAAAATCGATATGGACAACGGTCAAAAAAACAATCTTGATAGCGCACTCCTCGACCGCTTGGAGCTAAACGAAGCACGTTTTAACGGTATGCTACAAGGTCTTAAAGACGTCGCTGGCCTTCCTGATCCAATCGGTGAAGTCACTGACATGACTTATCAGCCATCGGGTATTCATTTGGGCAAAATGCGAGTACCACTTGGTGTGGTCGGTATGATTTATGAGTCGCGTCCTAATGTAACGTTAGAAGCTGCCTCACTAGCACTCAAGTCAGGCAATGCTATTATCTTACGTGGCGGTTCTGAAGCATTTGAATCTAACCAAGCCATTGCCAAATGCATTATTAAAGGTCTTAGCCATACTGATCTATCGGAACATAGCGTGCAAGTGCTACAAACGACCGATCGTGCAGCCGTTGGTGAGCTGATTACTATGACTGAATATGTCGATGTCATCGTGCCACGTGGTGGTAAAGGTCTGATTGCACGTATCAGCAACGATGCCAAAGTCCCTGTAATTAAGCATTTAGACGGTAACTGCCATACCTTTATCGATAGTGATGCGGATCCTGAAATTGCGATTAAGGTCAGTGTCAATGCAAAAACACATCGCTACGGTACTTGTAATACGATGGAGACGCTACTGGTCGATGAAACAGTCGCAGATGAGCTATTACCTAAAATAGCAGAAGCCATCGTCGCGGCTGATGACGCAATGCAATTACGCCTTGATGACAAATCACAAGCTATCCTAAATGAAAATGCTAAGCTTGAAAGTCATCTATCAGCTGCCACGGCTGAAGATTGGGATACTGAATATCTAGCTCCTATCCTAGCGGTAAAAGTGGTCTCAGGTATTGATGAGGCAATTGAGCATATCAATACGCACGGCAGTCATCATACAGATGTCATCATCACTGATAACTATACCAAGTCGCAGCGCTTCATCCGTGAAGTTGATTCGGCTAGCGTTATGATTAACGCTTCTAGCCGTTTTGCTGATGGTTTTGAATACGGTCTCGGTGCTGAGATTGGTATCTCAACGGACAAAATCCATGCCCGTGGTCCTGTCGGTCTCGAAGGTCTGACTTCACAAAAATGGATCGTCTACGGTCATGGCGAAACCCGTGCTTAA